Proteins encoded by one window of Candidatus Poribacteria bacterium:
- a CDS encoding multiheme c-type cytochrome: MSFKSIFISVFLGTALITVVLILNARRPAMEVDQPSADFVRATGKCAECHRRETSAIVHQFERSEHAKHGVSCLDCHKAVENQETQAHRSFTIAKQLTAKNCSECHTTEYSQFLRSRHAAPAWAAVLGAKDFTAEQIAFAEKYHKGAVDRPANPLAIAEGKSAMDVGCLGCHDIGKPNPDGSIGTCTACHARHSSSVALAREPETCGQCHMGPDHSQIEIYHESKHGVLYNAQKSEMNLKAPPKALTTADMTVPTCVTCHLSGLDGLNVTHDTTERLSYWLFAAVSEKRPTYQQGQDAMKETCLKCHASSQVEIYYQEAEGVVADTNRKISEAVMLMTSLREDGLLTETPFDEPIEFLYFDLWHYYGRTAKHGAFMGGADFVQWHGNYELLLKMTELKRIAQELRENAAKP; encoded by the coding sequence ATGTCATTTAAATCTATCTTTATTTCGGTATTTTTGGGGACAGCTCTGATTACTGTTGTGCTAATCCTGAATGCGAGACGACCTGCAATGGAAGTAGATCAGCCAAGTGCTGATTTTGTGCGGGCGACGGGGAAATGCGCGGAGTGCCATCGCCGCGAAACGTCTGCAATTGTCCACCAATTTGAACGGAGCGAGCATGCAAAGCACGGCGTAAGTTGCTTGGATTGCCACAAAGCTGTGGAAAATCAGGAAACACAGGCACATCGGAGCTTCACTATCGCGAAGCAACTCACGGCGAAAAATTGTAGCGAGTGCCATACAACCGAGTATTCGCAGTTCCTCCGAAGCCGACACGCGGCACCGGCTTGGGCAGCGGTATTGGGTGCGAAGGATTTTACAGCGGAACAGATCGCCTTCGCTGAGAAATACCACAAAGGTGCAGTGGATCGTCCTGCGAATCCTTTAGCGATTGCAGAGGGTAAGAGTGCTATGGATGTTGGATGTTTGGGATGCCACGATATAGGTAAGCCGAATCCGGATGGTTCCATTGGGACGTGTACAGCCTGCCATGCGCGGCATTCAAGTTCGGTTGCGCTGGCGCGGGAGCCCGAAACTTGTGGGCAGTGCCACATGGGACCTGACCATTCACAGATTGAAATCTACCATGAATCCAAGCACGGCGTGCTTTACAATGCCCAAAAATCAGAAATGAATCTCAAAGCACCACCGAAAGCACTCACGACAGCAGATATGACTGTGCCTACATGTGTGACATGCCACTTGAGCGGTTTGGATGGATTAAATGTGACACACGATACAACAGAACGACTCTCGTATTGGCTATTTGCGGCGGTTTCTGAAAAGCGTCCGACTTACCAACAGGGGCAAGATGCGATGAAAGAGACGTGCTTAAAATGCCATGCGAGTTCACAGGTAGAGATTTACTATCAGGAGGCTGAAGGTGTTGTTGCTGATACCAACCGTAAAATTTCGGAAGCCGTGATGCTAATGACATCGCTACGTGAAGACGGATTGCTGACTGAAACGCCTTTTGATGAACCTATCGAATTTCTCTACTTCGATCTGTGGCACTATTACGGTCGGACAGCAAAACACGGCGCGTTCATGGGGGGTGCGGATTTTGTTCAGTGGCACGGAAATTATGAACTTTTGTTGAAGATGACGGAGTTGAAAAGAATTGCCCAAGAACTCAGAGAAAATGCTGCAAAACCATAA
- a CDS encoding DegT/DnrJ/EryC1/StrS family aminotransferase, with the protein MTKLALNGGEPVVKGSLGKNWPIFDETEENALLETLRSGAWNRREKVDEVGEKFAAFQDAKYGIPLANGTVALQCALKAAGVTAGDEVIVPALTFVATGTSAVCVNAVPVIVDIDPLTYNIAPDAIKKAITPRTRAIIPVHNGGYPADMDAIMEIAETHNLKVIEDCAHAHGSQWRGKGMGSIGHLGAFSFQMGKTLTCGEGGMVITNDEELAGKAGSFAQLNMRMTNFQATLLLSQLERFEEQVETRERNIAYLSKGMEAIEGLHPIPRDERVTRWCFYYWDFRFVSEEFGGISRGRFMEALSAEGISCGVGAHGEPIYNEGPFGNPELFDQLGLPRKYLGDQAIDYSTLNCPEAERVYREEVCSFGHSMFLGDTDDMQLILDAFQKIRAHVHEL; encoded by the coding sequence ATGACAAAGTTGGCACTCAATGGCGGTGAACCTGTCGTTAAAGGAAGTTTAGGGAAAAACTGGCCCATCTTTGATGAAACCGAAGAGAACGCACTTTTAGAAACCCTGCGGAGCGGCGCGTGGAACCGACGTGAGAAAGTCGATGAAGTCGGTGAAAAATTCGCAGCGTTTCAGGACGCAAAATACGGGATTCCACTCGCCAACGGCACTGTGGCGTTACAATGTGCACTAAAGGCGGCTGGTGTCACCGCGGGTGATGAAGTCATCGTTCCGGCGCTCACATTTGTAGCAACAGGAACATCTGCTGTCTGCGTCAACGCCGTGCCGGTAATCGTTGACATAGACCCACTCACCTATAACATCGCGCCCGATGCGATCAAGAAAGCCATCACACCGCGAACGCGGGCAATCATACCGGTACACAACGGCGGCTATCCCGCAGATATGGATGCCATCATGGAGATTGCTGAAACGCACAATCTCAAGGTGATCGAGGATTGCGCGCATGCACACGGTTCACAGTGGCGCGGAAAAGGGATGGGTTCAATCGGACATCTCGGAGCATTCAGTTTCCAGATGGGGAAAACGCTCACCTGTGGTGAAGGTGGGATGGTGATAACAAATGACGAAGAACTCGCAGGAAAGGCAGGCAGCTTCGCGCAATTGAATATGCGGATGACAAACTTCCAAGCAACGCTTCTGTTAAGCCAACTCGAAAGGTTTGAAGAACAGGTAGAGACGCGTGAACGAAATATCGCATACCTTTCCAAAGGTATGGAAGCGATAGAGGGACTTCACCCAATTCCACGCGACGAACGTGTCACACGCTGGTGTTTCTACTATTGGGATTTCCGATTCGTCTCTGAGGAATTCGGGGGTATTTCACGCGGAAGGTTCATGGAAGCACTCAGCGCAGAGGGCATCTCATGTGGTGTGGGCGCACACGGTGAGCCTATCTACAACGAAGGTCCCTTCGGCAACCCGGAATTGTTTGACCAGTTGGGATTACCTCGCAAATATCTCGGAGACCAAGCAATTGATTACAGCACGCTCAATTGTCCAGAGGCGGAACGGGTGTACCGCGAAGAGGTTTGCAGCTTCGGACACTCCATGTTCTTAGGTGATACAGACGACATGCAACTGATTTTAGACGCATTCCAGAAGATTCGGGCGCACGTCCATGAACTGTAA
- a CDS encoding P1 family peptidase: MKSTNQTITAIEGIKVGHATDTTARTGCTVVLCPAGATAGVDVRGAAPGTRETEALRPGRLVQKAHAVLLTGGSAFGLDAAGGVVQYLEEQNVGFPAGPVHVPIVPAAVIFDLGIGDAKVRPDRKMGYQACLNATDEPVAMGAIGAGTGATVGKAPGVSASPGGVGSACEYLDSGLIVAAVVVVNALGNVVHPRTGEILAGGKENGGFMDITERLLDANNIVRGTNTTIGVVATNATLTSAEVNRVAEMAHDGMARAIRPSHTMFDGDTLFALATGAHTGSSVNAVGILAAEVVAEAIVNAVTA, encoded by the coding sequence ATGAAATCAACGAATCAAACCATCACTGCAATTGAAGGCATTAAGGTAGGGCATGCTACTGACACAACTGCCCGAACAGGGTGTACTGTTGTCCTCTGCCCAGCGGGGGCAACGGCAGGCGTTGACGTGCGTGGTGCTGCACCCGGCACACGGGAAACAGAGGCACTCCGTCCAGGACGTTTAGTCCAAAAAGCACACGCCGTGCTACTGACGGGCGGAAGTGCCTTCGGCTTGGATGCTGCAGGTGGTGTTGTCCAGTATCTTGAGGAACAAAACGTTGGTTTTCCTGCAGGTCCTGTTCATGTGCCGATTGTTCCTGCGGCCGTAATTTTCGATCTGGGGATCGGGGATGCAAAGGTGCGTCCGGATCGAAAGATGGGGTATCAGGCGTGCCTGAATGCGACAGATGAACCGGTCGCAATGGGTGCCATCGGGGCAGGGACAGGTGCCACGGTTGGTAAGGCTCCGGGTGTTTCAGCTTCTCCGGGGGGTGTCGGTTCAGCGTGTGAATATCTTGATTCCGGTTTGATTGTCGCTGCTGTTGTGGTTGTGAATGCGTTGGGGAATGTTGTGCATCCAAGGACTGGTGAAATTCTCGCGGGTGGAAAGGAGAACGGTGGATTCATGGACATTACTGAACGACTTTTAGATGCCAATAATATCGTTCGTGGAACGAACACAACTATCGGTGTTGTGGCAACAAACGCTACGCTTACCTCGGCGGAAGTGAACCGGGTCGCGGAGATGGCGCACGACGGGATGGCACGCGCGATTCGTCCGTCACATACGATGTTCGATGGAGATACACTTTTTGCGCTCGCTACAGGAGCACATACTGGCAGCAGCGTGAATGCTGTCGGTATCCTCGCTGCGGAGGTTGTCGCTGAGGCAATCGTTAACGCGGTGACCGCCTAA
- a CDS encoding alkaline phosphatase family protein: MRKRVLIIGWDCAAPELVFNAFKDDMPNTHRLMAEGTYGELESTIPPITVPAWMCMMTSRDPGEIGIYGFRNRKDYSYDALTIANAHAVKVPTLWDLLGQAQKKSVVLGVPLTYPAKPFPGWMVTSFLTPDRNPQWTFPRRLSREIDQVASDYMIDIPNFRTDQRAELEQQLLKMTSERFKLTRHLIKTKEWDFFTMVEMGSDRLHHAFWRFWDKTHPKYEPNSPFSETMRNYYRVLDAELGETLASVDEDTTVMVVSDHGAKRMDGGICVNEWLRQHGYLTLKTEPQEITRWTPDMVDWEKTKAWGEGGYYGRIFINVEGREPNGIVSPQNYESVRNELKTQLEAIVDEAGDNINTRVFKPEEVYRECRNIPPDLIVYFGNLFWRSVGSVGYNSIYTYENDTGPDDCNHAEMGIFIIKQNGAKRGCVPPKSLYDIAPTVLNEFGIDIPEAMQGKPI; encoded by the coding sequence ATGAGAAAACGCGTCCTTATTATCGGTTGGGATTGTGCTGCGCCGGAACTCGTCTTTAACGCATTCAAAGACGATATGCCCAATACACATCGCTTGATGGCAGAAGGCACGTACGGAGAACTGGAGAGTACGATTCCACCTATCACCGTGCCAGCGTGGATGTGTATGATGACCAGCCGCGATCCTGGCGAAATCGGTATCTACGGCTTTCGCAACCGCAAAGACTACTCCTACGATGCCTTGACGATTGCAAACGCACACGCCGTGAAAGTGCCAACACTCTGGGACCTCTTGGGACAGGCACAGAAGAAATCGGTCGTTTTGGGAGTACCGCTCACTTACCCTGCCAAGCCATTTCCGGGATGGATGGTCACCAGTTTCCTCACGCCTGACCGCAACCCGCAGTGGACGTTCCCAAGACGACTATCGCGGGAAATTGATCAGGTCGCAAGCGATTACATGATCGATATTCCAAATTTCCGAACGGATCAACGCGCCGAACTGGAACAACAACTCCTCAAGATGACATCTGAACGCTTCAAACTCACACGCCATCTGATTAAGACCAAAGAGTGGGATTTCTTCACGATGGTTGAAATGGGTTCTGACCGGCTTCACCACGCTTTCTGGCGATTTTGGGACAAAACGCATCCAAAATATGAACCGAATTCGCCGTTCTCAGAGACGATGCGGAACTACTATCGCGTTCTCGACGCAGAACTCGGAGAGACATTAGCGTCCGTAGACGAGGATACCACTGTCATGGTTGTCTCCGACCACGGCGCAAAACGGATGGACGGCGGTATTTGCGTCAACGAATGGCTCCGGCAACACGGCTATCTAACACTCAAAACCGAACCGCAAGAGATTACACGGTGGACCCCGGATATGGTGGATTGGGAAAAAACCAAGGCGTGGGGAGAAGGCGGATATTACGGACGAATCTTTATAAATGTTGAAGGCAGAGAACCGAACGGAATTGTCAGTCCCCAAAACTACGAGAGTGTCCGCAACGAACTAAAAACACAACTCGAAGCAATTGTAGATGAAGCCGGAGATAATATCAACACGCGCGTTTTCAAACCCGAAGAAGTTTATCGGGAATGCCGGAACATTCCACCGGACCTCATCGTCTACTTCGGAAATCTCTTTTGGCGCTCCGTCGGAAGTGTCGGATATAACAGCATCTATACCTACGAGAACGACACCGGTCCCGACGATTGCAACCACGCGGAGATGGGTATCTTTATTATCAAACAGAACGGAGCAAAGCGTGGATGTGTCCCTCCGAAAAGCCTATATGATATTGCCCCGACGGTATTAAATGAATTCGGCATAGATATCCCTGAAGCAATGCAAGGGAAACCTATTTAG
- a CDS encoding phytanoyl-CoA dioxygenase family protein has product MTDEEKFRFDLTGFLVRPAILERDEVDAIVDQIDRIHHDKESLPPEHRAVPGGPASVLIDHPKVLEVLHEIIGPEIRLEHSYSVWREKGRRHGELHGGGPQQADPIFGYRVNNGQIHAGMVRVVFELTDISKNDGGTHFIVGSHKSNFPMHPDHMSLEDGERSPFLMTYECPAGSAIFFTENLCHAGPVWQRETPRVAVLNAYAHLATHWHRLPIPPEVLSALPREKQAYFREPWVADFRTRPATRNTIDRFLDNDEPPVNTDHKP; this is encoded by the coding sequence ATGACTGATGAAGAAAAATTTCGATTTGACTTAACCGGATTCCTTGTGCGTCCCGCGATCCTTGAACGCGACGAAGTAGATGCAATCGTTGATCAGATTGACCGGATACATCATGACAAAGAATCCTTACCACCGGAACACCGTGCCGTACCCGGTGGTCCCGCGAGCGTCCTGATTGACCATCCCAAAGTCCTCGAGGTCCTACACGAAATCATCGGACCTGAGATCCGGTTAGAGCACTCCTACTCTGTCTGGCGCGAAAAAGGGCGGAGGCACGGTGAACTCCACGGTGGTGGACCGCAACAGGCAGATCCGATTTTCGGATACCGTGTCAACAACGGACAGATCCACGCTGGAATGGTACGCGTCGTTTTTGAACTGACAGATATTTCCAAAAACGATGGTGGAACACACTTTATCGTCGGTAGTCACAAATCCAACTTCCCGATGCATCCTGACCACATGTCATTAGAGGACGGAGAGCGGAGTCCGTTCCTGATGACCTATGAATGCCCCGCTGGCAGTGCAATCTTCTTCACGGAAAACCTGTGTCACGCCGGTCCCGTGTGGCAACGGGAGACACCGCGTGTCGCAGTACTAAACGCTTATGCGCATCTCGCGACACATTGGCACCGTCTACCGATTCCACCTGAAGTGTTGTCCGCTTTACCGCGTGAAAAGCAGGCGTACTTCCGTGAACCATGGGTTGCCGATTTCCGCACGCGCCCGGCAACGAGAAACACGATTGACCGCTTTCTTGACAACGACGAACCGCCTGTTAACACCGATCACAAGCCGTGA
- a CDS encoding sulfatase yields the protein METARKPNLIFVFGDQHRQCDVGCAGNPQVQTPAMDQLAQEGMFFPNTFTNVPICVPARGCLMTGKYPLNHKAVSNDLPLPLTETGIAEVFKEAEYATGYIGKWHLGGMPRDKFITPEMRFGFDHWIGWNCHHNYFNAPYHDSDGNQMQIEGYEPEFQTDQAIQYCRDHVDEPFCLYMSWGPPHNPYEHVPERYKEMYPPDQIQLRPNATDTPATRKDISGYYAHITALDENLARLMTALDELGIADDTILVYTSDHGDMLGSHGHVRKERPWEESARIPFMIRWPRRIPAGVTRDTLLSLVDFMPSMLSLCDLPIPEGVEGIDLSEAMLGKTIDEPQSVFLGVPLHGSEGFHFGIREWRGVRTHRHTYARHYDETGWLLYDNDNDPYQMINLIDDADSQGLRAELETELQEWLTRVNDPFLPGIEHIRQLGLSELWNISEQRFGGGKPRWA from the coding sequence ATGGAAACCGCCCGTAAACCCAATCTAATTTTTGTTTTCGGCGATCAGCATCGTCAATGCGATGTCGGATGCGCAGGCAACCCGCAAGTGCAAACGCCTGCGATGGATCAACTCGCACAGGAAGGGATGTTTTTTCCGAACACCTTCACGAACGTCCCGATATGTGTGCCTGCGCGTGGATGCCTCATGACAGGCAAATACCCGTTGAACCACAAAGCCGTTTCCAACGATCTGCCACTCCCATTGACAGAAACCGGCATTGCGGAAGTCTTCAAAGAAGCAGAATACGCAACCGGCTACATCGGCAAATGGCACCTCGGCGGTATGCCGCGGGACAAGTTCATCACCCCTGAAATGCGTTTCGGCTTTGACCATTGGATCGGATGGAATTGTCATCATAACTATTTCAATGCACCTTACCACGACTCTGATGGGAATCAGATGCAGATTGAAGGTTACGAACCAGAGTTCCAGACCGATCAGGCGATTCAATACTGCCGCGACCACGTCGATGAACCCTTCTGCCTCTATATGAGCTGGGGACCACCGCATAATCCTTATGAACATGTCCCTGAACGTTACAAGGAGATGTATCCACCCGACCAGATTCAGTTACGGCCAAACGCGACAGATACACCCGCAACACGGAAAGACATCTCCGGCTACTACGCGCATATCACGGCTCTGGATGAAAACCTTGCACGCTTGATGACTGCCCTCGACGAACTCGGCATCGCTGACGATACTATTCTCGTCTACACGTCCGATCACGGTGATATGCTCGGTAGCCATGGACACGTCAGAAAAGAACGGCCATGGGAAGAATCTGCCCGTATCCCGTTTATGATCCGCTGGCCCCGTAGAATCCCAGCAGGCGTTACCCGGGATACCCTGCTCAGCCTCGTCGACTTTATGCCGTCAATGTTATCCTTATGCGACCTACCGATTCCGGAGGGTGTCGAAGGCATCGACCTTTCAGAAGCGATGCTCGGCAAGACAATTGACGAGCCACAATCTGTCTTCCTTGGAGTCCCATTACACGGGAGTGAAGGCTTCCACTTCGGTATCCGCGAGTGGCGTGGTGTCCGAACGCATCGCCACACTTACGCACGTCATTACGACGAAACGGGATGGCTCCTCTACGACAACGACAACGACCCATATCAGATGATCAATCTCATAGACGATGCAGACTCACAAGGACTGCGGGCAGAATTAGAGACAGAACTCCAAGAGTGGCTAACCCGAGTAAACGACCCATTTCTACCCGGAATTGAACACATTCGGCAACTCGGTCTATCGGAATTGTGGAACATCAGCGAGCAGCGGTTCGGCGGAGGAAAACCCCGCTGGGCATAA
- a CDS encoding GNAT family N-acetyltransferase codes for MYQRRSYSEIRRRCRVSLFRWLHQGTVCSIGDIIFNLHVYTVEPLTPQNQNEWDTIIRQCPGSTAFQSLAWRDALASSFRQLTPVYSLIRQEDAIVGVLPAFVFQPIPGIRLWHSMPWNLFGGVHLIDSSQANPEALIASVETAAMERGWCEIRWTLTPEHTAIYGDLLTEIGYECTTHFTHLLKTNGDIDTLWHAYNKRVRGAVRKAEKSGVEVTNTDNPEALSTFYNMYLTTVKRLGGTPKPQSLMQTLLEQKIARLAIATYRGTMIAGLLYLHFNRTLTLWCEASVPEFLKYRPNNAIFHYIITQACREKYEWVDFGASPPENTGLIAHKEQYRAVHTDFASYTKILSPLKRALWAQSEGALRQIYTWMQ; via the coding sequence GTGTATCAACGCCGATCATATTCCGAGATTAGAAGGCGATGTCGGGTTAGCCTATTCCGTTGGCTACATCAAGGCACTGTTTGCAGCATTGGCGACATAATTTTCAATCTACATGTGTACACGGTAGAACCCCTTACCCCTCAAAACCAGAACGAGTGGGACACCATTATTCGGCAGTGTCCGGGGAGTACTGCCTTCCAAAGCCTCGCGTGGCGAGATGCATTAGCGAGTTCGTTCAGACAACTTACCCCAGTCTATTCACTCATTAGGCAAGAAGACGCAATTGTAGGTGTGCTGCCCGCCTTCGTCTTTCAGCCGATACCGGGCATCCGTTTATGGCACTCAATGCCGTGGAACCTATTTGGCGGTGTCCATCTTATAGATTCATCACAGGCAAACCCCGAAGCGTTGATAGCATCCGTTGAAACGGCAGCAATGGAAAGAGGGTGGTGTGAGATCCGCTGGACGTTGACACCAGAACACACCGCGATCTACGGTGATCTTCTCACGGAAATCGGCTATGAATGTACAACTCACTTCACACATCTTTTAAAGACAAACGGGGACATTGATACGCTCTGGCACGCCTATAACAAACGCGTGCGAGGTGCAGTGCGAAAAGCGGAAAAATCGGGTGTAGAAGTCACGAATACGGACAACCCAGAGGCGTTATCCACATTCTACAACATGTATCTCACAACGGTAAAACGATTGGGAGGCACGCCGAAGCCACAATCACTCATGCAAACGCTTTTAGAGCAGAAAATCGCCAGACTTGCTATCGCGACATATCGCGGGACAATGATCGCGGGATTGCTCTATCTACATTTCAACCGGACCCTAACCTTGTGGTGCGAGGCATCCGTGCCAGAATTTTTGAAATACCGCCCTAACAACGCGATTTTCCACTACATCATTACACAAGCGTGTCGTGAAAAATATGAATGGGTGGATTTCGGGGCATCGCCTCCGGAGAACACAGGGTTAATCGCGCATAAAGAACAGTATCGCGCCGTTCATACAGATTTCGCCAGCTACACAAAGATCCTTTCACCACTGAAAAGGGCACTGTGGGCCCAGAGTGAGGGAGCACTTCGCCAAATTTATACGTGGATGCAGTGA
- a CDS encoding mannonate dehydratase encodes MRISVWDGGLSDSYLKQVTQLGADCIDFGNGGAFPGVSEQGYPDLDEVLKIKKQIRSWGLDINRVTLPNITEKFMTGQPDGEKELENTCNALRVFAEAGVPIARQRFWGDTFDYLMTRYPSVHRGGYTSRGESRAATKNPPDTPTMEALDEWWKRFTEVYGALVPIADDHDIKLAIHPSDVPNPDTPLGSLGFHRVIDAFPSRNVGYLYCCGTRAEAGGSTIVLDEINNYGRKGRIFMVHLRNVRGSLSTAGAFEEVLLDDGDMNAFKIVRELQKVGFDGCINADHIPRLEGDVGLAYSVGYIKALFAALAT; translated from the coding sequence ATGAGGATTTCAGTCTGGGATGGTGGACTTTCAGATAGTTACCTAAAACAGGTTACACAACTCGGTGCCGACTGCATTGACTTCGGAAACGGCGGTGCTTTCCCCGGCGTTAGTGAACAGGGTTACCCCGATTTAGACGAAGTACTGAAAATCAAGAAACAGATCCGTTCATGGGGACTCGACATCAACCGCGTAACGCTTCCGAATATCACAGAGAAGTTCATGACGGGACAACCCGATGGTGAAAAGGAACTGGAGAACACATGTAATGCGCTTCGGGTCTTCGCCGAAGCCGGTGTGCCTATCGCACGGCAACGCTTCTGGGGAGATACCTTTGATTATCTCATGACGCGTTATCCTTCTGTCCATAGGGGTGGATATACCTCACGCGGCGAAAGCCGTGCCGCCACCAAGAATCCGCCAGACACACCCACAATGGAAGCACTCGACGAATGGTGGAAACGCTTCACCGAGGTCTACGGTGCACTCGTCCCTATCGCCGACGACCACGACATTAAACTCGCCATCCATCCATCAGACGTGCCAAACCCGGATACACCGCTCGGCAGCCTCGGCTTTCATCGTGTCATCGATGCGTTTCCCAGTAGGAACGTTGGCTACCTTTACTGTTGCGGCACCCGTGCCGAAGCGGGTGGTAGCACCATTGTCCTCGACGAAATCAACAACTACGGACGTAAAGGACGCATCTTCATGGTTCACCTGCGAAACGTACGTGGAAGTCTCTCAACGGCTGGTGCGTTCGAGGAAGTCCTCCTCGACGATGGCGATATGAACGCCTTCAAAATTGTCCGAGAACTCCAAAAGGTCGGATTTGACGGGTGTATCAACGCCGATCATATTCCGAGATTAGAAGGCGATGTCGGGTTAGCCTATTCCGTTGGCTACATCAAGGCACTGTTTGCAGCATTGGCGACATAA
- a CDS encoding Gfo/Idh/MocA family oxidoreductase: protein METIGVGVIGCGGMGRSLANGAHAVEGIEVICVSDVQDALAEKLATDLDASYTSDYHELLADDRIQAVLIASPPFMHSPMAVDAANAGKHVFSEKPMAPTLSDCDAMIAAAEKNDVKLTIGLVCRYHATHSKVREIVQSGELGAPACMMVHRIGGPWSSGYSHTPWRLERAKSGGTLMEINAHEIDFMRWTCGDVTAVYGAGGQYGPDKSDYPDVVLASLNFVNGAVGLLHSSHVSAVGGYGGRVDCEGGSIYFPQTWGGDATIQIKPFEGEGRQIKIADITVPPPVQEEIRVFVEAIRNDTPPPITGLDGRAAVEIALAAYQSVESGQSVPLPL from the coding sequence ATGGAAACGATAGGAGTTGGTGTTATCGGATGCGGCGGCATGGGCAGAAGCCTCGCGAATGGCGCACACGCCGTTGAAGGGATAGAAGTCATCTGCGTCAGCGATGTGCAAGACGCACTGGCAGAAAAACTTGCCACAGACCTTGATGCATCTTACACGTCGGATTACCATGAACTACTTGCCGACGATCGGATTCAAGCAGTCCTGATAGCGTCACCGCCGTTTATGCATTCACCCATGGCAGTCGATGCAGCAAACGCAGGCAAACACGTTTTTTCCGAAAAACCAATGGCACCGACGCTGTCCGATTGCGATGCGATGATTGCTGCCGCCGAGAAAAACGATGTAAAACTTACTATCGGTTTGGTGTGTCGTTATCACGCGACGCACTCCAAAGTCCGCGAGATCGTGCAAAGCGGTGAACTCGGCGCGCCCGCTTGTATGATGGTGCATCGTATCGGTGGACCTTGGAGCAGTGGGTATAGTCATACCCCATGGCGATTAGAACGTGCGAAATCCGGTGGGACCCTCATGGAAATCAACGCACACGAAATCGACTTTATGCGCTGGACCTGTGGGGATGTCACCGCTGTCTATGGTGCTGGTGGACAATACGGACCAGATAAGAGCGACTATCCAGATGTCGTTCTTGCTTCTTTGAATTTTGTAAACGGTGCAGTCGGTTTGCTCCATTCCAGTCATGTGTCTGCCGTTGGTGGATACGGTGGACGTGTCGATTGTGAAGGCGGTTCCATCTACTTCCCACAGACCTGGGGTGGCGACGCAACTATCCAGATAAAACCCTTTGAGGGTGAAGGACGACAGATTAAAATCGCAGATATTACGGTACCCCCACCGGTTCAAGAAGAGATCCGCGTCTTCGTGGAGGCGATCCGTAACGATACACCACCGCCGATCACAGGATTAGACGGGCGCGCCGCAGTCGAAATCGCACTTGCCGCATACCAATCCGTAGAGAGTGGACAATCTGTTCCGTTACCTCTTTGA
- a CDS encoding Gfo/Idh/MocA family oxidoreductase, translated as METIGIGVIGCDDMGRHLAISAHAVEGLEVIYVSDSQEALAEKLAADLNVSWTSDYHELLSDDRVHVVLIATPPSQEIVTDTVAAGKYNFHSIAPLDTEGIQQMLIEHLLPPEEFFDNLRNT; from the coding sequence ATGGAAACGATTGGAATTGGTGTTATTGGGTGCGACGATATGGGGAGACACCTTGCCATCAGTGCGCATGCTGTTGAAGGCTTAGAGGTTATCTACGTTAGCGACTCGCAAGAAGCACTGGCTGAAAAACTTGCAGCAGACCTCAATGTGTCATGGACATCGGATTATCATGAATTGCTCTCAGATGACCGGGTTCATGTGGTGTTAATTGCTACGCCACCTTCACAGGAGATCGTAACTGATACGGTGGCAGCTGGTAAATATAATTTTCATAGCATAGCACCACTCGACACAGAAGGAATTCAACAGATGCTCATTGAACATTTACTCCCGCCAGAGGAATTTTTTGATAACCTTAGAAACACGTAG